Below is a window of Phoenix dactylifera cultivar Barhee BC4 chromosome 7, palm_55x_up_171113_PBpolish2nd_filt_p, whole genome shotgun sequence DNA.
AACACGTAACAATTCATGTCAATGCAGTTTTTGGTTAAGAATCCATGAATATGTCTTGATATTTTTAAAGCTCCCAGTTGACCACAAGCAGACATCAATATAGCCATAGTAACATGATTGGGTTTGACAGGCCCCAAGCACATAGCCCTGAAGAGTTCTATAGCTTCATACCATTCTCCTTTATGAGAATACCCAGCAAGCAACGCATTCCAAGAATTAATTCCTTTCTCCCGCATCTGATCAAAAAGTTCCCTAGCAGTCAATGTATTTCCATGACCCGCATAACCAGATATCATGGCATTCCATGAGATCAAATCCCTATGAGACATCTTATCAAAAACTTCTCGAGCAGCTTGGACGTCACCAACCTTGGCATAGCATGCAATCATTGCATTACATGACACAACATTACTTGCGGCCATATTCCAAAGTAACTTTCTTGCTTCGTGAATCCAGTCAAAATTTGCATACATGTCCAACAATGTTGTTTGCACGTAAATGGACGAATTAAATCCAAGTTTAGTTAAATGAGCATGAATTTGATTACCTTCGCTTATGGCCCTTAGAAACGAGCATGCCTTAAGTACAGACGACATGGTGAAATGGTTCGGATGAGGTCCATGTTGATGCATCATTTTATAGATCAAAATAGCCTCTCTGGTTGCCTCAGTTTGATAATTTGAATAAGATGTAATCATGGCTGTCCAAAGGAAAACATTTGCAGATATTATGAGGCTATCAAATATCATGCGGGCATAACTTATATTTCCCAGTGTTCTACTGCAAAAAGATACAAGTTTGACTGCCACATAATTTTCATGGCTAAGACCATTCAAAAAAACCTGAGCATGTATTTGCTGCAATGATTTCAATGTTGTACATCTTTCAAGGCATTTCAGAGTGTTCTCAAAAACTTCCAGCATTCAGGCATCAATAGACAACTTTGGATCAACAACAGTAGATCTTCACACTTCTGCTCTTATAGGTACAACTCCGCTTAGATGGTAATCCATGAAGCTTAAGTACCTTGCATAAGATGGCGAGGAAATCAACAGCTAGGCAAATTAAATCCAGACACTGACGCCTACATATCATACACAATGAAATTAAACATGTAGGATAAAGACAAAACATATGAGACAGCAAGAGTCCAGAACCTCAATATACAATATGTTAACTAATGGTGATAACATCGAGGCACAAAATACTATGTAAAAAATAACATTATATAGTAATAAGAGCTTAAAGAGATACATGTCAATGTGAGGAAGCCCCACACTAGACAAGCAACAGATTGGAAGGGAAATTGAAAGAGTTACAATTCGCAGTCATGACTTTGCGAATTGCGGTGAGATCATACAAACATGTGTCTGTTCCCATGCCAAGTCTTTGAATAATGAAGCATGCATCTATATGACCCACTTTCTCATTTGAACAGATATGTTCCAGAACAAAAGTAAAGATTAATGATATACTTATACAAACAAGTAGCAGTTAGAGTGTGCAGACTCATACGATCATATATTGTTATGAACATCCAGCCAGCCTGCAATTACTAGTTCATTACACAATAATATGCTCAAAAGAACTAATTGTGACTTGGGAGTATATTGAAAGAGCAATATGAGAAAGAAGTATTATAGGTCAACATCCCTACATTCAAGCGACCGACAAAAGTCACTAGAATAGCAGCAAACAACAGCTGAAGAAGTGAAAAATATCATGATCACGATTAACCTATGAATCGTTTTGAACCTCAAACCATATTAGAATACACTGTCCAGCATATGTGTGATTCCACATTTTGTCAGATTTCTGAAAATAATACTCCACTCTTTGAAATAAAAAATCTGCAAAATTTTTTTCCTACCCAAGCTTCCCATCAGGTTACAAAGAGAATGAGGACCCATTTAACGTTTCTCTTTCAGTGCCTAATAACCTCCACTACATGAATTGCTAGCCCAGAGAACCTGGTCTCAGAGTGGAATGTTTTGTTGCTATAACAATCTGCCTTGTGCACCAAGAAAACAACTGCATATGAAGAATAAGCTACATATATATGTCCATCCTGCATAGTGCAAGTACACTGCCCCTGAGTGCCGCCCCAAAAAAATCTAGGCAGAGAAACTATACTTTATATTGATTAATATTGCTGATACATCCTTTTAAGCCCCAAAATAAATTTTACAACTGTGAATAAAACATCTATTAGCATGAGGAAAGCAACAGAACACTTCAGTGACAAGTTTTCCTTCATTAAGATCTCAATATCCTTGTTTTCTACTTTCAGTAACTCAAGGAAATCCTATGTGATAATGAACAGATGCAAAATGTCTCTGTATTCACCTTCATTGACATTTCTTTGTTGGAAGGCACCAAAGCCTTGTCATATGTTCTTGCTTCAAAATGATTACAACTGGAGTCTGCTTTGTCAAAGCAAGAAAAGAGATGTGGAGCGACACCCTCAAGGATGTTCGACCAAAAACCCCCTCCAACACCCCATCATCTTCAATTTACTCGCTAAAAGACTAGCACCAACCAGATAAGGCTCCCAACCTTCCAACCTTTCCAATGGATATAAGACTACTTATAGAGTGCATATTCTGACACAGTATCCTTTACAAATCCAATCATAATCACACTCTCCAATGGCACAACCTTTCCTATAGTTCTCCAAACTTCCTTGTCATTTTGTCGGCATAGCCGTGTTTATCTCCCGAACATCTTTTAAAGCTAGATGCACTTCATCTCACTTCTACTACATACAACAAACCTCTAACTTTTTCCCTTCCATAGGAATGTCCCGCAAGTAACTTGAAGATAGATATTAAGTAAATGACAAGAATTGACAGGAGTCATGAATCCCACATTTGAGGATCAGTTGACTCCAGTTTCCCTAGAAACCTTCTACCTGACCACACCAGGATCTTAAACATGCTCCTAATGTTTCCCGAGCCCGAAGGGAGCTGAATACcctaattagaatcctattCTGGATATCTCACCCCCAAAAAGACCCCCAAAGTCTGGCATGCAAACCAATACCAAAAAGAAGCCATCTAATACTACATTTTGAGAAAACAAAACTACTAACAAATACTATGAATATCAAAGAAGTCACTGAATTTTTCAACATTGGTTCACAATGCTAACAAAACAACCTCAACGCAGCGATCACCAAAAAGTCATCAGAAGATTTTTTGCCATGgacgttccttttttttttttattggtggGAAATCATCAATGTTCTTTCCCAAACAACGAGAAAGCATCTCGAGCATTCACCTGTCACAGTTCAAACATCCTCGCCAGATTGGCCAGACGCACCATCCATACCCTTCAAGCCCTCGGCCACCATCCGTTCCCGATTCTGTGCCTACCTCTCTACAGCCACCATGTAGAGGCCTATACCAGCAACGTATAAATAAAATACTACCATAAGAACAGAAAGCAGGAACTTGTACTCGATTCCACTTCATTAATAACAAGGATCCACaacccccccacccccacccccaacTCCCCGTGCCCCCAACATCCCAGATTCGAGAAGAAAGCTTTAAGTTTTGCGATTCGTGTAATACCCCGATCAATGGAGACCGCATGTCTGATCTCATTGCACCATAAAAATCTAAACTTGATGCGAAAGAACcggaaatttaaattttcccagattgaaaataagaatacaAATGGAGGAACTCGATCAAACAAAAGATAGAATAAAGAAAGGCATAGAAAAGGGGGAAAACCTGGAAACAGCTCGAGAGGGAGGGAGATAGCGGCAAGTTGGGGCCTTGAGTGCTTGAAATCGAGGGCTTGCTTAGCGGCTGAGGAAGGACCGCGGAGCTCGGCGACAGTGAGTAATAGGAATAGAGGCTGGAATAGGCTTGCCCAAATATGTTAaagctttttttatttatttattttcagcgGTACACTTATAAGcatctaaaattatataaatcctCATAAATTACTATTCACGTATAcatctttataattttttttttacatttttatccTATTGTTAACATGCTGaccttgaaaaaaaataaattatttataattgaAATAATTGAAACACCCTTACCTCAACaagatctaaaaataataattataaagaTATACACGTAGATAGAAGATTCGCACGAATAAGATACAATTTCATCTATTTATAAGACCGtgcatataaatttttttaatcaagtacttgtttaaaaaaaatatcaagtgATTTGTGACATTAAGAGTAGAATATAATAAGAAATCATTTATAAGAGTGTATGCATAAATAATGAATTTGTAACAAATACATGTAATTTCAAGTATTTATGAAGATATTGATTAAAAAATATACTAAAACTAGTTTTTTTCAATATAgtaagttaaaaaaattaattaataaaaaatataaaaaaaatattttgtagaaaagatgagttccttgacAAATAAGTACCACCTAAATGGGTGGCCTGAAAAAACATACTAAGTAGCTCCAATCTGGTCCTCAAGTCCAGGTTCCAAAACCAAAGTCCAAAGTAAAGTAGACTTTCAAGCATATCCCATCGACTAGTATGACAATACCAAATCCCAAATATATGGTATTTTCCAATTATTAGAAATACATGAAAGTCTCATTTGCTACCATGACCTTAAACTTCGGTTTTGCAAATTGAACTTTAACGAGGCCCCTCTCACTGGACTTGCAACTTTGCAAGTCCAAGTAAGatgttaaagtttttttttctttctaaaacAACATTTGGCCCTTGTTGCAATAATATATTATTCTATTAAGAAAGAAAACTATAA
It encodes the following:
- the LOC103702333 gene encoding pentatricopeptide repeat-containing protein At5g08510-like isoform X1, translating into MLEVFENTLKCLERCTTLKSLQQIHAQVFLNGLSHENYVAVKLVSFCSRTLGNISYARMIFDSLIISANVFLWTAMITSYSNYQTEATREAILIYKMMHQHGPHPNHFTMSSVLKACSFLRAISEGNQIHAHLTKLGFNSSIYVQTTLLDMYANFDWIHEARKLLWNMAASNVVSCNAMIACYAKVGDVQAAREVFDKMSHRDLISWNAMISGYAGHGNTLTARELFDQMREKGINSWNALLAGYSHKGEWYEAIELFRAMCLGPVKPNHVTMAILMSACGQLGALKISRHIHGFLTKNCIDMNCYVFNSLVDMYAKCGSVDEAYRVFSEMPVKDVVSYNVMIAGFANHGHSEDALKLFPRMLEEGIQPDAVTFLGILTACSHAGLIDVGCQFFDCMSKDYRVEPSVDHHACMVDLYGRAGLIEEAYDLVKTMMVEPHAGVWGALLNACRAYCRTKVGEIAARELFGIEPGNPGNYVLLSNMYARARMWDGVTEVRGLMRRKGVSKTAGCSWIEVNDAVHEFLMGDATHPQREDIYAVLRHLSLLLI
- the LOC103702333 gene encoding pentatricopeptide repeat-containing protein At3g29230-like isoform X2, coding for MYNIEIIAANTCSAMITSYSNYQTEATREAILIYKMMHQHGPHPNHFTMSSVLKACSFLRAISEGNQIHAHLTKLGFNSSIYVQTTLLDMYANFDWIHEARKLLWNMAASNVVSCNAMIACYAKVGDVQAAREVFDKMSHRDLISWNAMISGYAGHGNTLTARELFDQMREKGINSWNALLAGYSHKGEWYEAIELFRAMCLGPVKPNHVTMAILMSACGQLGALKISRHIHGFLTKNCIDMNCYVFNSLVDMYAKCGSVDEAYRVFSEMPVKDVVSYNVMIAGFANHGHSEDALKLFPRMLEEGIQPDAVTFLGILTACSHAGLIDVGCQFFDCMSKDYRVEPSVDHHACMVDLYGRAGLIEEAYDLVKTMMVEPHAGVWGALLNACRAYCRTKVGEIAARELFGIEPGNPGNYVLLSNMYARARMWDGVTEVRGLMRRKGVSKTAGCSWIEVNDAVHEFLMGDATHPQREDIYAVLRHLSLLLI